A genomic segment from Deinococcus sp. YIM 77859 encodes:
- a CDS encoding ABC transporter ATP-binding protein, producing MTESTFQVRPTTLAPPVVDLRDIRKTYAQGDVVFEALRGVSLQIRQGEMVALMGPSGSGKTTLMQLIGLLDRPSAGTYHLGGRDVTTLSENERAEARNREIGFVFQAFHLLPRQTLLENVEVPLTYAGVPARERRERALQLLERVGLANKAGNLPSQISGGQKQRVAVARALAGRPRLLLADEPTGNLDTRTSEEVMALFSELHAEGTTVVLVTHEPDIGAYAERVIRVRDGLIERDERQTPRRPEGTP from the coding sequence ATGACGGAATCCACCTTTCAGGTCAGGCCGACCACACTGGCTCCTCCTGTGGTGGACCTGCGGGACATTCGCAAGACCTACGCCCAGGGTGACGTGGTGTTCGAGGCGCTGCGGGGCGTGAGCCTCCAGATCCGGCAAGGCGAGATGGTGGCCCTGATGGGGCCTTCCGGCAGCGGCAAAACCACCCTGATGCAGCTGATCGGCCTGCTGGACCGTCCCAGCGCGGGGACCTATCACCTGGGTGGCCGTGACGTGACCACCCTGAGCGAGAACGAGCGGGCCGAGGCCCGGAACCGCGAGATCGGCTTCGTGTTCCAGGCGTTTCACCTCTTGCCCCGCCAGACCCTGCTGGAGAATGTGGAGGTGCCCCTCACCTACGCGGGGGTTCCGGCGCGGGAACGGCGCGAGCGGGCGCTGCAACTGCTGGAGCGCGTGGGCCTGGCGAACAAGGCCGGGAACCTCCCCAGCCAGATCAGCGGCGGGCAGAAGCAGCGCGTGGCCGTTGCCCGCGCCCTGGCGGGCCGTCCGCGCCTGCTGCTCGCGGACGAACCGACCGGGAACCTCGACACGCGCACCAGCGAGGAGGTGATGGCCCTTTTCAGCGAACTCCACGCCGAGGGCACCACCGTTGTCCTCGTCACGCACGAGCCGGACATCGGCGCCTATGCCGAACGGGTGATTCGCGTGCGTGACGGCCTGATCGAACGCGACGAGCGGCAGACGCCCCGCCGCCCGGAGGGCACTCCATGA
- the tsaB gene encoding tRNA (adenosine(37)-N6)-threonylcarbamoyltransferase complex dimerization subunit type 1 TsaB, with protein sequence MPPMQGPTPRVTLALDTATSFLTLALAWDGAEAQLSEEVGRAHAERLPDAAKALFKRAGLPFFAQTIVLGTGPGSYTGVRVGASYALGLGRVWGAPVRGVSTLEALVRGASGSVPEGEVAVSLDARRGNVYGAVYEVRGGVVTRVIHAPEKRPLAEFEALAAGLPHHRDTPPDGLALLRAGLAHGATEWALAYL encoded by the coding sequence ATGCCGCCCATGCAAGGCCCCACGCCCCGTGTGACTCTCGCCCTGGACACCGCCACCTCCTTTCTGACCCTGGCGCTGGCCTGGGACGGCGCAGAGGCCCAGCTTTCCGAGGAGGTGGGCCGCGCGCACGCCGAACGCCTCCCGGATGCCGCCAAGGCCCTGTTCAAGCGCGCAGGTCTGCCCTTTTTTGCCCAAACCATCGTTCTTGGAACCGGGCCGGGCTCGTACACCGGCGTGCGCGTCGGCGCGAGCTACGCGCTGGGGCTGGGGCGCGTCTGGGGGGCGCCGGTCAGGGGCGTCTCTACCCTGGAAGCCCTCGTGCGCGGGGCGAGCGGAAGCGTCCCCGAAGGCGAGGTGGCCGTCTCGCTTGATGCGCGGCGCGGCAACGTCTACGGCGCGGTCTATGAGGTCCGGGGGGGCGTGGTCACCCGCGTCATTCATGCCCCCGAAAAGCGGCCCCTGGCGGAGTTCGAGGCCCTGGCCGCCGGTCTCCCCCACCACCGGGACACGCCGCCGGACGGCCTGGCGCTGCTGCGGGCGGGGCTGGCACACGGGGCAACGGAATGGGCGCTGGCGTACCTGTAG
- a CDS encoding MBL fold metallo-hydrolase: MTAPDPVLTPVHGTLHALQVPIPYPMKTVTVLIDTAGPVTLIDTALDTPEARAAIEGGLAALGLHWPDVERVIITHHHPDHYGLAGVVEERSGASVQMLDVEIGRGERYWHLWEEWLPGHTKHMQDHGLPPQLIATLEHDSRRGRARVHPASRVAPLREGQMITLAGSEWEVLWLPGHADGHLGLWNAEESLLIAGDAILPRISPNVGLYAYTRPDPLGDYLQTLGKLEALNPARAVVGHHGPVMEGVQARARELRDHHHERLDFIRAEATREPRSAYGLSLAMFPRDLNTAGRRFALAETLAHAEHLHLLGQLARTWQGNEWVYHG, encoded by the coding sequence ATGACCGCACCTGACCCCGTTCTTACCCCCGTGCACGGCACGCTGCACGCCCTCCAGGTGCCTATCCCCTACCCCATGAAGACCGTGACGGTCCTGATCGACACCGCCGGTCCCGTCACCCTGATCGACACGGCGCTGGACACGCCCGAGGCCAGAGCGGCCATCGAAGGGGGCCTTGCCGCGCTGGGACTGCACTGGCCGGACGTGGAGCGGGTTATCATCACGCACCATCATCCGGACCACTACGGGCTAGCCGGCGTGGTCGAGGAGCGCAGTGGGGCCAGCGTGCAGATGCTCGACGTGGAGATCGGGCGCGGCGAGCGCTACTGGCACCTGTGGGAGGAATGGCTCCCGGGCCACACCAAACACATGCAGGACCACGGGTTGCCGCCCCAGCTCATCGCGACGCTGGAACACGACAGCCGCCGGGGCCGTGCCCGCGTTCACCCCGCCAGCCGGGTCGCGCCCCTGCGCGAGGGCCAGATGATCACGCTGGCGGGCAGCGAGTGGGAGGTGCTGTGGCTGCCCGGGCACGCGGACGGACACCTGGGCCTCTGGAACGCGGAAGAAAGCCTGCTGATCGCCGGAGACGCGATTTTGCCCAGAATCAGCCCCAACGTGGGCCTGTACGCCTACACCCGGCCTGATCCGCTGGGGGACTACCTTCAGACGCTCGGCAAGTTGGAGGCGCTCAACCCAGCACGGGCGGTGGTCGGGCACCATGGCCCCGTGATGGAGGGGGTGCAGGCCCGCGCCCGCGAGCTGCGTGACCACCACCACGAACGGCTGGACTTTATCCGGGCGGAGGCAACCCGTGAGCCGCGCAGCGCCTACGGCCTCTCGCTCGCCATGTTTCCCCGTGACCTCAACACCGCCGGGCGGCGCTTTGCTCTGGCCGAGACCCTCGCGCACGCCGAGCACCTGCACCTGCTCGGGCAACTCGCGCGGACCTGGCAGGGCAACGAGTGGGTGTATCACGGCTGA
- a CDS encoding ABC transporter permease gives MTVHPDTTPLVTPVPEAEAAVVRRGGLGLGGAFRIAWRAIVGTPLRSMLTALGVIIGVAAVVALTAIGQGSTAGVTRNLEALGTNLLTVQSARGRPGGSLVRGGPRQTITVEDAEALATAFGDRVVGVAPTVQSSVQAKVGSSNTQVTVVGTWPPYETVRNSPVERGAYFTQADVEGRKRTAVIGAQVVADLFTDGSDPIGQKIRLNGVSFTVVGVLPDKGNSGFGNANSQVLIPLSTYTQRFARTNSAGGQPTVNNVYLQAARKDDLSQLQSDVTELLAARHEQTDPENLDFQVQNQADALASLNSVTGTLTLLVGAIAGISLLVGGIGIMNIMLVSVTERTREIGIRKALGAKPRDILTQFLVEAALLSVGGGLIGLALGIGAAYIGNAFGISPVFSPTPILVAFAFSALVGLFFGYYPAARAARLDPVDSLRYE, from the coding sequence ATGACCGTTCACCCAGACACCACCCCCCTTGTCACCCCCGTGCCGGAGGCGGAAGCTGCCGTGGTCAGGCGCGGCGGCCTGGGGCTGGGCGGGGCCTTTCGCATCGCCTGGCGGGCCATTGTGGGGACGCCCCTGCGCTCCATGCTGACCGCGCTGGGCGTGATTATCGGTGTGGCGGCGGTCGTCGCCCTCACCGCGATCGGACAGGGCAGCACGGCGGGTGTGACGCGCAATCTCGAAGCGCTGGGCACCAACCTCCTCACCGTGCAGAGCGCGCGGGGACGGCCCGGCGGCAGCCTGGTCCGGGGCGGGCCCCGTCAGACCATCACCGTGGAGGATGCAGAAGCGCTTGCGACGGCCTTTGGGGACCGGGTGGTGGGCGTAGCCCCCACGGTGCAGAGCAGCGTGCAAGCCAAGGTGGGGAGCAGCAACACGCAGGTCACGGTGGTGGGCACCTGGCCCCCCTATGAGACGGTTCGCAACAGCCCGGTGGAGCGCGGAGCCTACTTTACCCAGGCCGATGTGGAAGGTCGCAAGCGGACTGCCGTCATCGGCGCGCAGGTGGTGGCGGACCTCTTTACGGACGGCAGTGACCCCATCGGGCAGAAAATTCGCCTCAACGGCGTGTCCTTTACGGTCGTCGGCGTGCTGCCCGACAAGGGCAACAGCGGCTTTGGCAACGCCAACAGCCAGGTGCTCATTCCCCTGAGCACCTACACCCAGCGGTTTGCCCGCACGAACAGCGCCGGAGGCCAGCCCACAGTGAACAACGTGTACCTCCAGGCTGCCCGCAAGGATGACCTCAGCCAGCTTCAGTCGGACGTGACCGAGCTGCTCGCCGCCCGCCACGAGCAGACCGACCCTGAGAACCTCGATTTTCAGGTGCAGAACCAGGCGGACGCGCTGGCCAGCCTCAACAGCGTGACGGGCACGCTCACCCTGCTGGTGGGCGCGATTGCCGGAATCAGCCTCCTGGTGGGCGGCATCGGCATCATGAACATCATGCTTGTCAGCGTGACCGAGCGCACCCGCGAGATCGGGATCCGCAAGGCGCTCGGGGCCAAGCCCCGCGACATCCTCACGCAGTTTTTGGTCGAGGCCGCCCTGCTCTCTGTCGGTGGCGGCCTGATCGGCCTGGCGCTGGGCATCGGGGCCGCCTACATCGGGAACGCCTTCGGGATCAGCCCGGTCTTCTCGCCCACGCCCATCCTCGTCGCCTTTGCCTTTAGCGCCCTCGTTGGCCTGTTCTTTGGCTACTATCCCGCCGCCCGCGCAGCCCGGCTCGATCCGGTAGACAGCCTGCGGTACGAGTGA
- a CDS encoding metallophosphoesterase family protein yields MRALMIADTHGLLRPEVLTLAREADAVLHAGDMGSPEVLDALRAATPDPVYAVRGNVDRTPPLAHLPETLLLTLEGVWVYLLHNLQRLDLSPHAPRLEEREGVTRLNPGAAGPRRFRLPVACAQLYLSPSEVRAQSLTLLP; encoded by the coding sequence GTGCGCGCCCTGATGATCGCGGACACCCACGGCCTGCTGCGCCCGGAAGTCCTCACGCTGGCGCGAGAAGCAGACGCCGTCCTCCACGCGGGCGACATGGGCAGTCCGGAGGTGCTGGACGCCCTGCGCGCGGCTACTCCTGACCCGGTCTACGCGGTGCGGGGGAACGTGGACCGCACCCCGCCGCTCGCTCATTTGCCAGAAACCCTGCTGTTGACGTTGGAGGGCGTGTGGGTGTACCTGCTGCACAACCTGCAACGCCTTGACCTCTCTCCCCACGCGCCGCGGCTGGAGGAACGGGAGGGCGTCACCCGGCTGAATCCGGGGGCGGCCGGGCCGCGCCGGTTCCGGCTCCCGGTCGCCTGCGCGCAGCTGTACCTCAGCCCGAGCGAGGTGCGCGCGCAGTCACTCACGCTGTTGCCCTGA
- a CDS encoding citrate/2-methylcitrate synthase has translation MTNTANIAKGLEGVLFTETKLTFINGAEGILTHLGIPIQEWAEKSTFEELSLALLDGKLPTAEELARFDAELRANRAVPQGLLDVIQAMPRGVHPMQALRTAASYLGLLDPQAEDTSEAGRRAIAIRLIAQFATIIAAIARAQEGQEIIAPRLDLTHAGNFLYMLTGKEPTAEQARLFDIALVLHADHGMNASTFTAIATASTLSDMYSCITSAIGALKGPLHGGANEAVMDMLDEIGTPDRAAEYISGKLDRKEKIMGVGHRVYKYFDPRSRVLRDYAEHVANKEGKSNYYQILETIEKIVVDRMGAKGIYPNVDFYSGTVYSDLGIKKEYFTPIFALARISGWCASVIEYTRDNRLLRPDALYTGARDQHYVPLQDRQ, from the coding sequence ATGACCAACACCGCCAACATCGCCAAAGGGCTGGAAGGCGTTCTCTTCACCGAGACCAAACTGACCTTTATCAACGGCGCAGAAGGCATCCTCACGCACCTGGGCATTCCTATTCAGGAGTGGGCCGAGAAGAGCACCTTTGAGGAACTGTCCCTGGCGCTGCTTGACGGCAAGCTGCCCACCGCCGAGGAACTCGCCCGCTTCGACGCGGAGCTCCGGGCCAACCGAGCGGTGCCGCAGGGGCTCCTGGACGTAATTCAGGCGATGCCGCGCGGCGTTCACCCCATGCAGGCGCTGCGCACGGCCGCCTCGTACCTGGGCCTGTTGGATCCCCAGGCCGAGGACACCAGCGAGGCGGGCCGCCGGGCCATCGCCATTCGCCTCATCGCGCAGTTTGCCACCATCATCGCGGCGATTGCCCGCGCGCAGGAGGGGCAGGAGATCATCGCGCCGCGCCTGGACCTGACGCACGCGGGGAACTTCCTGTACATGCTCACCGGCAAGGAACCCACGGCCGAGCAGGCCCGGCTCTTTGACATCGCCCTGGTGCTGCACGCCGACCACGGCATGAACGCGAGCACCTTTACGGCGATCGCCACGGCCAGCACCCTCAGCGACATGTATTCCTGCATCACCTCCGCCATCGGCGCGCTCAAGGGGCCGCTTCACGGCGGCGCCAATGAGGCCGTGATGGACATGCTTGATGAGATCGGCACCCCCGACCGAGCAGCGGAATACATCAGCGGCAAGCTCGACCGCAAGGAAAAGATCATGGGCGTCGGGCACCGCGTCTACAAGTACTTTGACCCCCGCTCCCGCGTCCTGCGCGACTACGCCGAGCACGTCGCCAACAAGGAAGGCAAAAGTAACTATTACCAGATTCTCGAAACGATTGAAAAGATCGTGGTGGACCGCATGGGCGCCAAGGGCATCTACCCCAATGTGGACTTCTACAGCGGCACCGTCTACAGCGACCTGGGCATCAAGAAGGAATACTTCACGCCCATTTTCGCCCTGGCCCGCATCAGCGGCTGGTGTGCCTCGGTGATCGAGTACACCCGTGACAACCGCCTGCTGCGCCCCGACGCGCTGTACACCGGCGCGCGGGATCAGCACTACGTGCCGCTGCAAGACCGGCAGTAA